Part of the Acidobacteriota bacterium genome is shown below.
GAGCTGTTCGACGCCCGGACCGGCGAGACCTGGAACCTCTACGACAAGGCCCTGCTGGAAAAGGTGGCGCAGGACGACAAGCTCTCGATGCAGGTGCTGGACCACCTCGGGGACGCCTCCAGCAGGCTCGATTCGTTCGCCTTCCTTTTTCCCGGCCACATGCCCCACCAGGAGGCCTTCAAGCACATCCCGAAGTACATCCTGGAGGTCTCCGAAAAGGGAAACGCCATCGTTATCGGGCGGGGAGGGGCCATCATCACCCAGAACCTGAAGAATTGCTACCATTTCCGCCTGGTGGCCGACTTCGACTTCCGGGTGAATTCCATCATGCGGCGCCTGGAGATGAGCCGCAAGGAAGCGGAGAAGGACGTGAAGGAGAACGAGCGGACCCGGGAGAAGTTCATCCGGGACTGCCTCCACGCCGACATCGCCGACCCGAAGCACTACGACGCCGTCTTCAACAATTCGCGCCACGGCGTCGAGGAGATCGCCGCGGCCATCGTCGCCTACGTCGCCCGGAGTTGGCCCGGGCCGGGGTTGTTCAAGCCGTGACCACCCCGCCGCGACCGGGCCGGGGAAAGGGGTCCTTGCCGCCGTGACGCCGCCGATCCACGCCATCGACCACTGGGTGAGCCGTCCCTGCGCGGCGGAGCCCGCGGATTTCTTCGACCGGCGGGGAGATGCCGCCTTCGCCCTGCTGCTGGGCGGCGCCGGCGTGTCGCGCTGGACCGTCCTGGGGCGGGAGCCGCTCCTGGAGACCGATGACCCGCAACGGTGCCCCGTGGTCCCGGAGGTTCGCGGGGCGCCGCCGGCCATCCGCCCGGACTGGATCGGGTGGGTGTCCTACGAGTACGCCCACGACCTCGAGCCCCGCTACCTGCCGTCCCCCCGCCCGGATCCGGCCGGCCTCCCCCGCCGGCACTTCGCCCTCTACGGGAAAGTGGACGTCCTGGATGCCGTCACCGGGACCCTCCACTCCCTCGACCGGCGGGTGGAGGGTGTGGACGTCCCCCCCGGCGAAACCCTCCGGACGGAGCGGGGCCCCTTCCTTGCCCGGAGGGTCTCGGACACGGAGTCGGACGTCACGTTCGGGGAGAAGGTGCAGGCGATCCGAGACGCCATCCGCCGGGGGGACGTCTACCAGGTGAACCTCACCCGCCAGGAAACCTGGGAGGTCCGGGGGGCGCTCCCCATCTTCGCCCGACGGCTCTTCGACGCCAACCCGGCGCCGTTCTCCGCCTTCATCGCCGACCGGCGCTTCCAGATCGTCTCCTCTTCCCCGGAGCGCTTCCTGCGCCGGGAGAACGGCCGCGTCTTTTCCCAGCCCATCAAGGGCACGGCCCCCCGGTCCGGCGATTCCGCGGAAGACCGGCGGCTTGCCGACGCGCTCCTCGCCTGCCCCAAGAACCGTTCGGAGCTGGCCATGATCGTGGACCTGATCCGCAACGACCTGTCGCGGTTCTGCGTCCCGGGGAGCGTCCGCGTCGAGGCCTTCCCAAGCCTGGAGAGCTTCGCGAACGTCCACCACCTGGTGGCCACCGTGGCGGGGGAACCCGGGGCGGGCGCGGGGTTCGGGGAAACGATGGCGGCCATGTTCCCCTGCGGGTCCATCACCGGGTGCCCGAAACTGGCCGCCATGCGCTTCATCCGGGAGATCGAGCCGGCGGTCCGGGGGGTCTACACCGGGGCCGTCGGCTGGGTCAGCGGCGACGGCCTTCAGATGGACTTCAACGTCGCGATCCGGACCTGCACCGTCGCCGACGGCCTCCTTCGCTTCGGCGTGGGCGGCGGCATCGTCTGGGACTCCGACCCCCGGGACGAGTACGAGGAAACCGTCCACAAGGGGGCTTCCATCGTCCGGTGCCTGACGATGTGAACCGGGGCGCGGACCGATGCCTGCGGCCGAAAAGGACGTGTATTGCGATTCGAGCTTGCCATTCCCCCTTCCCGAGGTCATCGATGCTTGAACTGAGTGAACAGACCCGATTCGAATTGCCCGCCTCCGGTCTTCGCCACGGCGACGGCCTCTTCGAGACCCTCCGGGTCGAGCGGGGGGCCCCGTGCTTTTTAGACCGCCACCTGGCCCGCCTGGAGGCCGGCCTCGCCTTCCTGGGGATGCCCGAACTGCCGCCCCGGCCCGCCGTCGAGGCGTTCCTGCGGGGGTTCCTCGACCGGACGGGGGCGGGGAGCGGCGCCCTTCGCCTCGTGGCCGTGGACGGGAAGCTGACGTTCTTCTTCCAGCCCAAGTCCCTGGAACCGCCGGGGCCGGTGAAGCTGACGATCTCGCGGAAGGTCGTCCGAAACAGCCGGAGCCCCCTGCGTTCCTTCAAGACGCTCTCCTACCTGGAGAACCTCCTCCTGGTGAGGGAGGCGGAAACCGAAGGCGCCTTCGACGCCGTGGCCCTCAACGAGACGGGCCTGATGACGGACGGGGGGAGGACCAACCTCTTCGTGGTGCAGGGGGACCGTGTCCTGACCCCGCCCGCCTCGTCGGGCTGCCTCCCCGGCGTGGCCCGGTCGGTGCTCCTGGATGCGCGGATGGCCCTGGAGGCGAGCCTGCTGCCCGCCGAGCTGCGGTCCGCCGACGCCGTCTTCCTCACCAACGCGCTCCGGGGCGTCATCGCCGTGGACACCGTGCTGCCCGAAGGGGATACCGAGGCCGCCGTGTTCCCGGACCCCCGTCACCCCGCCATCCTCCGGGCGCGGGACGCCCTGTTCATGGACGACGCGCTCCGGGGGGAGCGGAACCGGGAGATCGTCGCCCGCCTGAGCGCGTCGGAGCACAACGGGGCGTGGTGAGGCCCATCCGCGCGGGATGTTCCGTCGCGGCCAACCGTCAGGGCCAGGCGGAAGCGAACCACGGACGAACACGGATGGACACGGATAAGGCAAAGAATATCCACGAACCGCCAAAGGTTTCACAGACCTTTTCACGTTCGATCCCGGAGCACAGAGTTACCCATTGGAACCGGGCGCGCCTTGTGGTGTAATAGCGTCTTCGCCCGCCCGGAGGAGACGAGTGACCCGAACCGGTTTCGCCCTGCGCAACGCGTTCCGCAACAAGCGGCGGAGTGCGCTCACGGTGCTGAGCCTCGGCTTTTCCATGCTCCTGCTCACCCTGCTGATGGCCGTCTGGCGAGGGTTCTACCTGGATGACGGCAGCGCCGAGTCCGCCCAGCGCGTCATGACCCGGCACCGGATCTCCCTGACCTTCTTCCTGCCCACCTCTTACCGGGAGCGCATCCGGGCCGTCCCCGGCGTGACGGCGGTGGCGCCCATGACCTGGTTCGGCGGGCGCTACATCGACGACCGCCCCGAGCACTTCTTCGCCCAGTTCGGAACGGACCCGGAGGAGATCTGCCAGGTTTACCGGGAGTGGGAGATTCCTCCGGAACAGCTCGCGGCGTGGAAACGGGACCGTTCCGGCGCCATCGCCGAGCGGAAGCTGGCGGAGAAACACGGGTGGTCGGTGGGCGACCGGATCGTCCTGCAGCGGAACATTTTCCCCGTGGACCTGGAATTGACGATCCGCGGGTTCTACCACTCGCCCGACGGCTTCCAGGCCGTGCTCTTCGACCATGCCTACGTGGAGGAGGCGGTGCGGTGGGCGAAAGGGCAGGCGGGGGTGTTCGCGATCCTGACGCGCAGCCCCTCCGCCGTGCCCCGGGTGGCGCGGGAGATCGACGACACCTTCCACAACGCCCCCCAGCCCACCAAGACCGAGTCGGAGAAAGCGTTCCAGCTCGGCTTCATCGAGATGCTGGGGAACGTGAAGGCCTTCATCCTCTCCATCGCCGGCGCCGTGATGTTCGCCGTCATCCTGGTCTGCGCCAACACCATGGCCATGTCCATCCGGGAACGGGTCCGGGAGGTGGCCACCCTCAAGACCATCGGCTTCACCCGGGGCCAGGTCCTGGCGCTCTTCGTGGGGGAGGCGGCCTTCCTCTCGGGGTTGGGCGGCGCCACCGGGGTGGGGCTGGCCCACTGGATGCTCTCCATGGCCGCCCGGTCGCCCATGGCGGACTTCCTCTCCAACATCCGGGTGAGCGGGTCCACGGCGGCCATCGCCGTGGGGGTCGCCCTGGGCGTCGGCCTGCTCAGTTCGATGGTCCCGGCCTGGCGGGCCTCGGGGCTCCCCATCACCGCCGGCCTGCGGCACGTGGGGTGACCGTGGGGGTCCCGATCGCCTACAACCTGCGGAGCCTGAGCCGGCGTCCCGGCGCCACCGCCATGACCGCCCTGGGGATCGCCCTCACCGTCACGGTGGTGATGTTCCTCCAGATGCTCCTGGCCGGGCTCGACCGCGCCTTCCTCGCCAGCGGCGACCCGCTCAACGTGATGGTGCTGCGAAAGGGGTCCGAGGCGGAAATGTCGAGCTACATCGTCAGCGAGCAGCTGGAGGTCATGAAGACCCTCCCGGGCCTGGCGCGGGACGCCGCGGGGCGCCCCCTGGCCTCGCCCGAGATGATCGTGCTCATCGTGCTCCCCCGCGCCGACGGGACCGAGGCCAACGTCACGGTGCGCGGCCTCACGCTCCCCGGGCTGGAGGTCCACCCCGCCGTGCGGCTGGTGCAGGGGCGCTGGTTCACCCCGGGGCAACGGGAAGTGGTGGTGAGCCGGCGGATCACCCGGCGGTTCACGGGCGCCGGCGTGGGGGAGGACATCGCGTTCGGCAACGCCCGCTGGCGGGTGGTGGGTTGCTTCGACGCCGGGGGCACCGCCCCCGACTCGGAGATCTGGGGCGATTACCAC
Proteins encoded:
- a CDS encoding cytidylate kinase-like family protein, producing the protein MARPYSFLVPSIDRRLSTWISLEKHRKKEAPPPLRPTVTLSRQYGCEGFILAERLKELFDARTGETWNLYDKALLEKVAQDDKLSMQVLDHLGDASSRLDSFAFLFPGHMPHQEAFKHIPKYILEVSEKGNAIVIGRGGAIITQNLKNCYHFRLVADFDFRVNSIMRRLEMSRKEAEKDVKENERTREKFIRDCLHADIADPKHYDAVFNNSRHGVEEIAAAIVAYVARSWPGPGLFKP
- a CDS encoding anthranilate synthase component I family protein; its protein translation is MTPPIHAIDHWVSRPCAAEPADFFDRRGDAAFALLLGGAGVSRWTVLGREPLLETDDPQRCPVVPEVRGAPPAIRPDWIGWVSYEYAHDLEPRYLPSPRPDPAGLPRRHFALYGKVDVLDAVTGTLHSLDRRVEGVDVPPGETLRTERGPFLARRVSDTESDVTFGEKVQAIRDAIRRGDVYQVNLTRQETWEVRGALPIFARRLFDANPAPFSAFIADRRFQIVSSSPERFLRRENGRVFSQPIKGTAPRSGDSAEDRRLADALLACPKNRSELAMIVDLIRNDLSRFCVPGSVRVEAFPSLESFANVHHLVATVAGEPGAGAGFGETMAAMFPCGSITGCPKLAAMRFIREIEPAVRGVYTGAVGWVSGDGLQMDFNVAIRTCTVADGLLRFGVGGGIVWDSDPRDEYEETVHKGASIVRCLTM
- a CDS encoding aminotransferase class IV, producing MLELSEQTRFELPASGLRHGDGLFETLRVERGAPCFLDRHLARLEAGLAFLGMPELPPRPAVEAFLRGFLDRTGAGSGALRLVAVDGKLTFFFQPKSLEPPGPVKLTISRKVVRNSRSPLRSFKTLSYLENLLLVREAETEGAFDAVALNETGLMTDGGRTNLFVVQGDRVLTPPASSGCLPGVARSVLLDARMALEASLLPAELRSADAVFLTNALRGVIAVDTVLPEGDTEAAVFPDPRHPAILRARDALFMDDALRGERNREIVARLSASEHNGAW
- a CDS encoding FtsX-like permease family protein, producing MTRTGFALRNAFRNKRRSALTVLSLGFSMLLLTLLMAVWRGFYLDDGSAESAQRVMTRHRISLTFFLPTSYRERIRAVPGVTAVAPMTWFGGRYIDDRPEHFFAQFGTDPEEICQVYREWEIPPEQLAAWKRDRSGAIAERKLAEKHGWSVGDRIVLQRNIFPVDLELTIRGFYHSPDGFQAVLFDHAYVEEAVRWAKGQAGVFAILTRSPSAVPRVAREIDDTFHNAPQPTKTESEKAFQLGFIEMLGNVKAFILSIAGAVMFAVILVCANTMAMSIRERVREVATLKTIGFTRGQVLALFVGEAAFLSGLGGATGVGLAHWMLSMAARSPMADFLSNIRVSGSTAAIAVGVALGVGLLSSMVPAWRASGLPITAGLRHVG
- a CDS encoding ABC transporter permease — its product is MGVPIAYNLRSLSRRPGATAMTALGIALTVTVVMFLQMLLAGLDRAFLASGDPLNVMVLRKGSEAEMSSYIVSEQLEVMKTLPGLARDAAGRPLASPEMIVLIVLPRADGTEANVTVRGLTLPGLEVHPAVRLVQGRWFTPGQREVVVSRRITRRFTGAGVGEDIAFGNARWRVVGCFDAGGTAPDSEIWGDYHLMAEAFDRQGGASSMLLRAESPEAVEGIRRAVENDQRLKLDGKRETDYYAGQTDSSGAPIRFVGTVIALIMAVGSCFAAMNTMYAAVAYRSREIATLRVIGFSRASILLCFVLEAVALSLLGAAVGVAAVLPLDGLATGTSNMVTFGEAIFSLTVTSRTVLNAVVFAALLGAVGGFAPAWHASRREILGALRE